The genomic region CCTGACTTTCCCGGCTGACTACCAGAACCTGGACCTGGCTGGCAAAGCCGCTGAGTTCACCGTGACTGTCAACACCGTTTCCGAGCCTAAGCTGCCAGAACTGAACGAAGAGTTCTTCAACCAGTTCGGTATCAAGGAAACCGGCATCGAAGGTTTCCGCACCGAAGTTCGCAAGAACATGGAGCGTGAGCTGCGTCAGGCCATCAAATCCAAGGTCAAGAACCAGGTGATGGACGGTCTGCTGGCCGCCAACCCGATCGAAGTGCCGAAGGCCCTGCTGTCCAACGAAGTTGATCGTCTGCGTGTGCAGGCTGTTCAGCAGTTCGGTGGCAACATCAAGCCTGACCAACTGCCTGCCGAGCTGTTCGAAGAACAAGCCAAGCGCCGCGTTGTACTGGGTCTGATCGTGGCTGAAGTGGTCAAGCAATTCGACCTCAAGCCAGACGAAACCCGCGTTCGCGAAATGATCCAGGAAATGGCTTCGGCCTACCAGGAGCCTGAGGCTGTCGTGTCCTGGTACTACAAGAACGACCAGCAGCTGAACGAAGTGCGTTCGGTTGTGCTGGAAGAGCAAGTTGTGGATACTGTTCTGCAGAAGGCTAAGGTGACCGATAAAGCGGTCTCTTACGAAGAAGCAGTCAAGCCGGCTGAAGCAGCACAAGCCGACTGATCGCTCAACTCGTTTGAAAATACACCCATAAGCCAGCCTCGCGCTGGCTTATGCGTATTCAAGACATGACTATTTGG from Pseudomonas yamanorum harbors:
- the tig gene encoding trigger factor, with translation MQVSVENTSALERRMSITVPAERIETQVNKRLQQTAQKAKIAGFRPGKVPMSEIKRRFGADARQEAVGDVIQASFYEAVVEQKLNPAGSPSIEPKSLEAGKDLEYVAIFEVFPEFEVAGFDSIAIERLSADVADSDLDNMLEILRKQNTRFEVADRAAQNEDQLNIDFVGKVDGEAFAGGSAKGTQLVLGSNRMIPGFEDGLVGAKAGEERVLNLTFPADYQNLDLAGKAAEFTVTVNTVSEPKLPELNEEFFNQFGIKETGIEGFRTEVRKNMERELRQAIKSKVKNQVMDGLLAANPIEVPKALLSNEVDRLRVQAVQQFGGNIKPDQLPAELFEEQAKRRVVLGLIVAEVVKQFDLKPDETRVREMIQEMASAYQEPEAVVSWYYKNDQQLNEVRSVVLEEQVVDTVLQKAKVTDKAVSYEEAVKPAEAAQAD